The following proteins are encoded in a genomic region of Neurospora crassa OR74A linkage group VI, whole genome shotgun sequence:
- a CDS encoding autophagy protein Apg12, whose translation MASSQPLHGTASPSLVHDDNNPNSSTASPVLEGRDSPNLPLTMTASTVLMTLPRDATAALAEAGTFDQEKVVIRFKPVGSAPALRREQVKVLSTHSFETVVAYLRKTLKVQETDSVFLYVNSVFAPALDEVVGNLWRCFKDSTNQLNVSYSMTPSFG comes from the exons ATGGCATCCTCCCAACCCCTACATGGAACCGCCTCCCCATCCCTAGtccacgacgacaacaacccaaACTCATCCACAGCCTCCCCTGTCCTCGAAGGCCGCGACTCGCCCAACCTGCCGCTGACCATGACCGCCTCCACGGTTTTGATGACGCTCCCGCGGgacgccaccgccgccctcgCCGAAGCCGGGACCTTTGACCAAGAGAAGGTGGTGATTCGTTTCAAGCCGGTCGGGTCGGCGCCCGCCCTCCGAAGGGAGCAAGTCAAAGTGCTGAGCACGCACTCGTTCGAGACGGTGGTGGCGTACCTGCGTAAGACGCTGAAGGTGCAGGAGACGGATAGCGTGTTTCTGTATGTGAATAGCGTGTTTGCGCCGGCGTTGGATGAGGTGGTGGGGAACTTGTGGAGG TGCTTTAAGGATTCTACGAACCAGCTAAATGTTTCGTATTCGATGACGCCGTCTTTTGGGTGA
- the pan-2 gene encoding 3-methyl-2-oxobutanoate hydroxymethyltransferase, with translation MHKQITSSLLRRSSPFLSRGTNCKPLVLLRGAGGASQPHLNTTTTTTTTGYYQPQLHHHHQHVQIQTRYSSHSPMGLPPTNPRKKVTLNTLQSMYKKGEKITMITAHDFPSAHVAEHAGMDMILVGDSLAMVALGMEDTSEVLVEEMLLHCRSVARATSRAFTVGDLPMGSYEISPQQALSTAIRFIKEGRVSAVKLEGGAEMAPTIRAITTAGIPVLAHIGLTPQRQNALGGFRVQGKSKESAKRLLRDALAVQEAGAFAVVVEAVPQEVAAFITGLLKIPTIGIGAGNGTSGQVLVQADMTGNFPPGRFLPKFVKKYGDVWGEALRAIETYRDEVKGGSYPAEEHTYPMAKEEVEAFVGDVRRLMNANASAKAEGEGEKDA, from the exons ATGCACAAGCAAATAACATCTTCACTACTCCGGAGGTCTtctcccttcctttccaGGGGTACCAATTGCAAACCATTAGTCCTGCTGCGTGGTGCCGGCGGTGCATCTCAACCTcacctcaacaccaccaccaccaccaccaccacgggatactaccaaccccaactacaccaccaccaccaacatgtGCAAATCCAAACCCGCTATTCTTCTCACTCCCCCATGGGCCTCCCGCCCACCAACCCCCGCAAAAAGGTCACGCTCAACACGCTGCAGTCCATGTACAAAAAGGGCGAGAAAATCACCATGATCACGGCGCACGATTTCCCTTCGGCACACGTGGCCGAGCACGCGGGCATGGACATGATCCTGGTGGGCGACAGCCTGGCCATGGTTGCTCTGGGGATGGAGGACACGAGCGaggtgttggtggaggagatgtTGCTGCATTGTCGGAGTGTGGCGAGGGCTACTAGCCGGGCTTTTACT GTCGGCGACCTCCCCATGGGCTCCTACGAAATCTCCCCCCAACAAGCCCTCTCCACCGCCATCCGCTTCATCAAAGAAGGCCGCGTGTCCGCCGTCAAACTCGAAGGCGGCGCCGAGATGGCCCCCACCATCcgcgccatcaccaccgccggcaTCCCCGTGCTCGCCCACATCGGGCTCACTCCCCAGCGCCAAAACGCCCTGGGTGGCTTCCGCGTCCAGGGCAAATCCAAAGAATCCGCCAAGCGATTACTCCGAGACGCCCTGGCCGTCCAGGAGGCCGGTGCTTtcgccgtggtggtggaggccgTGCCGCAGGAGGTGGCGGCCTTCATCACCGGTCTCCTGAAAATCCCAACCATTGGCATTGGTGCTGGAAACGGCACGAGTGGCCAGGTGCTGGTGCAGGCCGATATGACGGGGAATTTCCCGCCTGGGAGGTTCTTGCCCAAGTTTGTGAAAAAGTATGGCGATGTGTGGGGGGAGGCGTTGAGGGCTATTGAGACGTATAGGGATGAAGTCAAGGGCGGGAGTTATCCGGCCGAGGAGCATACGTACCCGAtggcgaaggaggaggtggaggcctTTGTGGGGGATGTGAGGAGGCTGATGAATGCGAATGCGTCTGCCAAGGCTGAAGGGGAGGGTGAGAAGGATGCGTGA
- a CDS encoding pectinesterase, variant translates to MKSLLLPLLSLLSLSSSALAATRISPPSTACLRVGAGQPYSNIQSAVNALSTTASGSQCIFIYPGTYWEQVLIPARSAQLSIYGYTANSQGYASNTVTIIANKSQADGLSNDQTATVRVKSSNTRLYNLNIENAHGQGSQAVALSVAANGVGVYGCQLKGFQDTLLAEDGAQLYARTLIQGATDFIFGQRAPAWFEKCDIKVMAANLGYITALGRDSSSNPANYVFNSCSIAAAAGNNVPSGAYYLGRPWRQFARVTFQKTSMTNVINPAGWSIWQNGDARTSNVEFGEYANTGAGASGVRAWFGKLLGSPVKIESVLGSRYSRQGYYDASYM, encoded by the exons ATGAagtcccttctcctcccgcttctctccctcctctccctctcctcctccgccctcgccgccacccgcatctcccctccttccaccGCCTGTCTCCGCGTCGGCGCCGGCCAACCGTACTCGAACATCCAATCCGCCGTCAACGCCCTCTCCACCACGGCTTCCGGGTCTCAGTGCATCTTCATTTACCCCGGCACCTACTGGGAACAGGTCCTGATCCCGGCTCGCTCCGCCCAGCTCTCCATCTACGGATACACTGCCAACAGCCAAGGCTATGCTTCCAACACCGTCACCATCATCGCCAACAAGTCCCAGGCCGATGGCCTAAGCAACGACCAGACGGCTACTGTGCGCGTCAAGAGCAGCAACACTCGCTTGTATAACCTCAACATTGAGAATGCCCACGGCCAGGGCAGCCAAGCCGTGGCGCTGAGCGTGGCCGCCAACGGCGTGGGCGTGTACGGATGCCAGTTGAAGGGATTCCAGGATACGCTGCTGGCGGAGGACGGAGCGCAGCTGTATGCCCGGACGTTGATTCAGGGAGCCACGGACTTCATCTTTGGACAGCGCGCACCGGCGTGGTTTGAGAAGTGCGATATCAAGGTCATGGCTGCTAATCTTGGGTATATCACCG CCTTGGGTCGTGATTCATCCAGCAACCCAGCCAACTACGTCTTCAACAGCTGCTccatcgccgccgctgccggtAACAATGTGCCTTCGGGAGCCTACTACCTCGGTCGTCCTTGGCGCCAATTCGCTCGCGTCACCTTCCAGAAGACCAGCATGACCAACGTGATCAACCCTGCTGGTTGGTCGATCTGGCAGAACGGCGATGCGAGGACCAGCAACGTTGAGTTTGGCGAGTACGCTAATACCGGTGCGGGTGCGAGCGGAGTCAGGGCGTGGTTTGGTAAGCTGTTGGGTTCCCCCGTCAAGATTGAGTCGGTGCTGGGGAGTCGTTACTCTCGTCAGGGCTACTATGATGCTAGCTATATGTAA
- a CDS encoding ubiquitin conjugating enzyme Ubc8 produces MENAVQEFYVRFKGPAETPFEGGIWKVRVELPDQYPYKSPSIGFVNRIFHPNIDELSGSVCLDVINQTWSPMFDMINIFEVFLPQLLRYPNPTDPLNGEAAAMLLREPKTYENKVKEYVQKYASKDAADEADAESEDDGELSSVASFDEEDDEEAAGKMDDV; encoded by the exons ATGGAGAATGCAGT GCAGGAATTCTATGTGAGGTTCAAAGGGCCTGCCGAAA CACCCTTTGAAGGCGGCATCTGGAAAGTCCGCGTCGAGCTACCCGATCAGTATCCATACAAGTCCCCTAGCATTGGCTTCGTGAACCGAATCTTCCATCCCAACATTGATGAGCT ATCCGGATCGGTTTGTCTAGACGTCATCAACCAAACATGGTCGCCAATGTTCGATATGATCAACATCTTTGAAGTATTCCTGCCTCAGCTTCTACGTTACCCGAACCCTACCGATCCTCTCAACGGTGAGGCTGCTGCGATGTTGCTCAGAGAACCCAAGACCTACGAGAACAAGGTGAAGG AATATGTCCAGAAGTACGCGAGTAAGGACGCCGCAGACGAGGCGGACGCAGAAAGTGAAGACGACGGCGAACTATCATCCGTGGCTAGTtttgacgaggaagacgacgaagaggcCGCCGGTAAGATGGACGACGTCTAG
- the gh61-9 gene encoding endo-1,4-beta-glucanase, producing MPSFTSKSLLAVLAGAASVAAHGHVSNIVINGEYYRGFDSSLNYMANPPAVVGWKANNQDNGFVGPDAFSSPDIICHKDATNAKGHAVVKAGDKISIQWETWPESHKGPVIDYLANCGASGCETVDKTSLEFFKIDEVGLVDGQKWGSDQLIANNNSWLVEIPPTIAPGFYVLRHEIIALHSAGQPNGAQNYPQCFNIQVTGSGTEKPAGVKGTALYKPDDAGISVNIYQSLSSYSIPGPALIKGAVSVAQSHSAVTATATAITGLGDAPAATAAPAATTAPAAAPAVTTAPAAAAPTKPATTAAAPQPTKPAKSGCQKRRAARRAAALARRHARDVAFLD from the coding sequence ATGCCTTCCTTCACTTCCAAGTCTCTTCTTGCTGTTCTCGCCGGTGCGGCCTCCGTTGCGGCCCACGGTCACGTTAGCAACATTGTCATCAACGGTGAATACTACCGCGGCTTTGACAGCAGCCTCAACTACATGGCCAACCCCCCTGCTGTCGTTGGCTGGAAGGCCAACAACCAGGATAACGGCTTCGTTGGCCCTGATGCTTTCTCCTCGCCCGACATCATCTGCCACAAGGATGCCACCAACGCCAAGGGCCATGCCGTCGTCAAGGCCGGTGACAAGATCTCCATCCAGTGGGAGACCTGGCCCGAGTCCCACAAGGGTCCCGTCATCGACTACCTCGCCAACTGCGGCGCCTCCGGCTGCGAGACCGTCGACAAGACCTCTCTCGAGTTCTTCAAGATCGACGAGGTCGGCCTCGTCGACGGCCAGAAGTGGGGTTCCGACCAGCTCAttgccaacaacaacagctgGCTCGTCGAGATCCCTCCCACCATCGCCCCCGGCTTCTACGTTCTCCGCCACGAGATCATCGCCCTCCACTCCGCCGGCCAGCCTAACGGCGCCCAGAACTACCCCCAGTGCTTCAACATCCAGGTCACCGGCTCCGGTACCGAGAAGCCCGCGGGTGTTAAGGGTACTGCCCTCTACAAGCCCGATGACGCCGGTATCAGCGTCAACATCTACCAGTCCCTGAGCAGCTACTCCATCCCCGGCCCTGCCCTCATCAAGGGTGCCGTCAGCGTCGCTCAGTCCCACTCCGCTGTTACCGCTACCGCTACTGCCATCACCGGTCTTGGTGATGCTCCCGCTGCCACTGCCGCTCCCGCTGCCACCACTGCCCCCGCCGCTGCTCCTGCTGTTACCACTGctcccgccgctgctgccccCACCAAGCCTGCCACcaccgctgctgctccccAGCCTACCAAGCCTGCTAAGAGCGGCTGCCAGAAGCGCCGTGCCGCTCGTCGCGCTGCTGCCCTCGCCCGCCGCCACGCCCGTGACGTCGCTTTCCTCGACTAA